TGGGGGCGATCGCCACTCTGGCTTGTTCGAGAATTGCTGAATGTTCCCCAGAAGTTATCGCAGACAACGTGCACAAACACGCAACTTCACGCATCCCCACTCTGACTTTATTAGGCAAAATTCTACGCGATCGCGCCTTAGCGATCCCTACCATTGTTTTACTACTTTATGGTCTATCTTTTGGGGCTGTCAGCACTTTTGTCCCCTTGTTTATCGAGGAAACCCAGATCGATCTCAATCCAGGGCTATTTTACACCGCAGCCGCGATCGCTAGTTTTTCAATTCGTTTATTTGTCGGTAAAGCTTCAGATCGCTATGGTAGAGGCGTTTTTATTAGCTCTAGCTTAGTCTTTTACGGTTTAGCGATGGCGATTCTCAGTCAAGCTACAGATGCCACCGCTACTATTATTGCAGCTATTTTAGAAGGAGGCGGATCTGGGATTTTAGTACCGATGATGATTGCTTTGCTCTCAGATCGTTCATCTAGCGCGCAACGGGGACAGATATTTGCGATTTGTATTAGCGGCTTAGATTTAGGAATTGCGATCGCTGGACCTTATTTAGGTACTGTAGCTGAATCTCTGGGATATAAAGGGATATTTGGGGTTTCTGCTGGAGTTACTTTCCTTGGTTTAGCTATTTTTGCGATATTGTGTAATAAAACAGTAGAAAATTCCTTCGGTTTTGCGATCGGAAAAAGTGAAGATGCATATGCAATAGAGCAATTGTAGGTTGGGTTATGCCTACAGCAGGCTAATACCATGTTCATTTGTTGGGCTACATAATTTGGTGTGTAGAGACGTTGCATTGCAACGTCTCTAGGTTTGGATTTGTAGCGTTTTCAAGGTGAATTGGTATTAGGACAATATCTGAAAGCAGCATCTACGCAATCTCGAAAGTTCTCAAACTCATCCCACCTGCGATATATGGGAGCTAATCGTACCCCTGTTAAGGTGAGCATTAGTACTACTGGAGCAAAAAGATCATAAAAGCCGAGTATAATCTGACTCGAAAACTGAAAACCTAAGCTGAGAGGGAATTGAAGATGATTAGTTTTAGTATCCCAGTATCCCAGCATTTTGGATCATTTATTTCTTGCAATACTCTTAAACCTTTGGAAGTTGGTGGCTTAACCAATCAGCGTTTTCGCGCAGAATATGCAGAATACCACCACGGATGAGCATTTCCATCCCTAGCCGCTCCTTTAAAAGAGAAGAGTGGCGAGCTTGACCATTGTTAGATGATTTCTGTATCCCTTTGACCTCATAGCGGTTAGGAATCTGGCTGAGAACGTG
The sequence above is drawn from the Merismopedia glauca CCAP 1448/3 genome and encodes:
- a CDS encoding MFS transporter gives rise to the protein MKVFGKLEPQQRQNLLVLFTAGILFWSSMASLLPTLPGYVADLGGSKQQIGIVMGAFAIGLLVFRPWLGKLADRRSRKLVLIIGTTVAAIAPLGYLGFKSIPLLMLIRAFHGISIAAFTTAYSTLIVELSPVKHRGELIGYMSLTMPVGLAIGPAIGGFLVEYRGYTPLFILSASLGAIATLACSRIAECSPEVIADNVHKHATSRIPTLTLLGKILRDRALAIPTIVLLLYGLSFGAVSTFVPLFIEETQIDLNPGLFYTAAAIASFSIRLFVGKASDRYGRGVFISSSLVFYGLAMAILSQATDATATIIAAILEGGGSGILVPMMIALLSDRSSSAQRGQIFAICISGLDLGIAIAGPYLGTVAESLGYKGIFGVSAGVTFLGLAIFAILCNKTVENSFGFAIGKSEDAYAIEQL